A portion of the Choristoneura fumiferana chromosome 6, NRCan_CFum_1, whole genome shotgun sequence genome contains these proteins:
- the LOC141428527 gene encoding transmembrane protein 135-like, producing the protein VQKQCASSYTRFHFRLFTPEKVKWKNDNEKDDSPCPHSGPCLRHIFKGTVAYFGLGTALTLARVILPKIGSPLRALSSIQPKHFRMGLFFGSYIGIYRAVICYLCRKRGADAALYALPAGYLAGLSFLFSPSLGFATASVTAALKLYSTILYEKKVLPSNVPLPELLYCICQGTLFHARFLHPETCPSYMFKLTDGVSNGRTKELSDNIQAVARMALSIGL; encoded by the exons gtacaaaaacaaTGTGCCTCATCTTATACACGATTTCATTTCAGGTTATTCACCCCAGAAAAGGTGAAATGGAAAAATGACAATGAAAAAGATGACAGCCCCTGTCCACACAGCGGACCGTGCTTGAGACATATATTCAAG ggtacCGTTGCGTACTTTGGTCTAGGCACAGCTCTGACGCTAGCCAGAGTGATTCTGCCAAAGATTGGCTCTCCGCTGCGAGCGTTGTCTTCCATCCAACCGAAGCACTTCAGAATGGGCCTCTTCTTCGGTTCATATATCGGTATTTACAGA GCTGTGATATGTTACCTGTGTCGTAAGCGCGGCGCGGACGCAGCGTTGTACGCGCTGCCGGCTGGTTACCTCGCCGGACTGTCCTTCCTTTTCAGCCCTAGCCTAGGGTTTGCCACTGCTTCCGTCACCGCTGCTTTAAAA TTGTACTCGACGATTCTCTACGAGAAGAAGGTGCTGCCATCTAACGTGCCTCTACCGGAGTTGCTGTATTGCATTTGTCAGGGCACTCTATTCCACGCACGGTTCCTCCATCCGGAGACTTGTCCGAGCTACATGTTTAAACTCACCGACGGAGTAAGCAATGGAAG AACTAAAGAACTATCAGACAACATCCAGGCAGTTGCAAGAATGGCATTGTCGATAggattataa
- the LOC141428526 gene encoding uncharacterized protein: MNADVPETPITSMKVSISNNNQVILATAQVGVKDCRGAIVYFRALVDQGSQATFITESAAQLLNLKKTPLSANVTGIGNHAVKARHIVNLDIYSPIDTHYVMQAKAHVLTKLTPMLPTKEFDITQWPALSQVKLADPHLNKPGPIDLLLGADVYACILLQGLHKFDTLLAQNSRLGWLVSGATTAATELPSTNITVSTALLEVDHLLRKFWETEEYQPHEKPMTLLDQQCEEHYKKTHTRQEDGRYVVRLPFKDAHEENLGDARQIAVHRLKNMEKRFAHQPAFKKDYTDFIEQYQALNHMEDVNPQEKPRHRPYILPHHAIVRQASTTTKLRVVFDGSAKPSDGSALNDQLLVGPPLQQDLRDLIIRWRTHKICLLADVKQMYRQILVAKEDVDYQRILWRSSPQDEILEKRLLTVTYGTSCAPFLAIRTLKQLAQDEKSNYPDIVDIINNDFYMDDLLTGASDEEGAAKLQSSISQVMAKGKFEMHKWASNSSEVLKKIPTTAKTKQESVNIKMDDTIKALGIKWNSHHDVFELKLEITPSTEAFTKTSVLSDIARAFDPLGFLGPVIVTAKIFLQKLWLSGINWTDELPLELATEWSSYRDQLVHMPTLYLERWVHTQKDGIEKVEVHGFSDASCLAYAAVVYLRGAFTMLRRGHCSDLWSDCATNFVGASKELDLMFKNRNSEAVGEIAEILANDNTTWHFIPPGSPHFGGLWEAGVKSIKTHLKRVIGQTLLTFEEYTTLLTQVESCEKLLLLFRKKVSSQSLVLD; encoded by the exons ATGAACGCTGATGTTCCTGAAACTCCGATCACCAGCATGAAAGTATCGATTTCAAACAACAATCAAGTAATACTTGCTACAGCACAAGTCGGTGTGAAGGATTGTCGAGGTGCTATTGTTTACTTCCGAGCTTTAGTGGATCAGGGGTCACAAGCAACCTTCATCACAGAATCAGCAGCACAATTATTGAATTTGAAGAAAACACCTCTCTCAGCTAATGTAACTGGTATCGGTAATCACGCAGTGAAGGCACGACACATAGTAAATTTGGATATTTACTCACCAATTGATACTCACTATGTAATGCAAGCTAAAGCGCACGTTCTCACCAAATTGACTCCAATGTTACCCACTAAGGAATTTGATATCACTCAATGGCCAGCACTATCACAAGTAAAGTTAGCAGATCCTCACTTAAACAAACCTGGGCCAATTGATCTTTTATTGGGCGCAGACGTCTATGCTTGCATACTACTCCAAGGATTACACAAGTTTGACACGCTTCTCGCACAAAACTCCAGATTGGGCTGGTTAGTGTCAGGGGCTACGACGGCAGCAACTGAACTACCATCTACCAACATCACGGTTTCGACGGCATTATTGGAAGTCGATCATCTACTACGCAAATTCTGGGAGACTGAAGAGTATCAACCACATGAGAAGCCGATGACACTGCTTGATCAGCAGTGTGAAGAACACTACAAAAAGACACACACCAGACAGGAAGATGGACGTTACGTCGTTAGATTACCTTTTAAAGATGCACACGAAGAGAATTTAGGCGATGCTAGACAGATCGCAGTACACAGACTGAAAAACATGGAGAAAAGATTCGCCCACCAACCAGCATTTAAAAAAGACTACACAGATTTCATAGAACAGTATCAAGCACTCAATCACATGGAAGATGTAAATCCCCAGGAAAAACCTCGTCACAGACCTTACATTCTTCCGCATCACGCCATTGTACGACAAGCGAGCACCACTACCAAGCTCAGGGTAGTCTTTGACGGTTCAGCAAAACCTTCAGATGGATCTGCTCTCAATGACCAGTTACTGGTTGGTCCTCCACTACAACAAGATCTACGCGACTTGATTATTCGTTGGCGCACCCACAAGATCTGTCTACTCGCGGACGTTAAACAAATGTATCGACAAATACTAGTCGCAAAGGAAGACGTCGATTATCAGCGCATTCTCTGGCGCTCTTCACCTCAAGACGAGATCCTCGAAAAGCGCTTGCTAACTGTAACCTATGGCACTTCATGTGCACCATTTCTCGCCATTCGCACACTTAAGCAACTTGCTCAAGATGAAAAATCGAATTATCCCGATATAGTAGATATCATCAATAACGATTTTTACATGGATGATTTGCTCACTGGTGCGAGCGACGAGGAAGGCGCAGCAAAGTTACAAAGTAGTATTTCACAAGTAATGGCTaaaggtaaatttgaaatgcacAAATGGGCATCCAACAGTTCTGAGGTATTGAAAAAGATTCCCACCACAGCTAAGACTAAGCAGGAAAGCGTTAACATTAAAATGGATGACACAATTAAGGCTTTAGGCATCAAATGGAACTCACATCACGATGTATTTGAGCTTAAGTTGGAAATTACTCCATCTACGGAAGCTTTTACCAAAACCTCAGTACTGTCAGATATTGCACGAGCCTTTGATCCTTTAGGATTTTTAGGGCCAGTAATTGTCACTGCAAAGATATTTTTGCAGAAACTTTGGCTGAGCGGTATCAACTGGACCGATGAACTTCCCCTTGAACTGGCTACCGAGTGGTCCAGCTATCGAGATCAACTTGTACACATGCCAACACTATATTTAGAACGTTGGGTTCACACTCAAAAGGACGGCATTGAGAAAGTGGAGGTTCATGGGTTCAGCGACGCTTCATGCCTCGCTTACGCTGCTGTAGTATACCTAAGA GGCGCCTTCACAATGCTCAG GCGCGGTCATTGTAGTGACCTGTGGAGTGATTGTGCCACCAACTTCGTTGGTGCCTCTAAAGAATTAgatttaatgtttaaaaatagaaattcgGAAGCAGTTGGAGAAATAGCTGAAATTCTTGCCAACGATAATACGACCTGGCATTTCATACCTCCTGGCTCGCCTCATTTCGGAGGACTCTGGGAAGCCGGAGTTAAATCCATTAAAACCCACCTTAAACGCGTCATTGGCCAGACTCTTCTCACGTTCGAAGAGTATACCACTTTGCTGACTCAAGTTGAGTCTTGT GAGAAGCTCCTCTTACTGTTCCGGAAGAAAGTCTCGAGTCAGTCACTGGTTCTCGATTAG